A DNA window from Sphingopyxis macrogoltabida contains the following coding sequences:
- a CDS encoding IS701 family transposase has product MDGDWRVDLERWLAPYLEGLGHKARQRMCPAYVAGLIGPGDRKSIQPMAARTGEVGYDRLHHFIGAGLWDSGPLEATLWEQADALVGGDKAWLIIDDTALPKKGTASVGVAPQYASALGKNANCQTLVSVTLASREVPIMLGLRLFLPESWTSDEARMVKAGVPEPFRPYRTKPAIAIEEIDRVIAAGVRFGCVLADAGYGLSASFRQGLSTRGLHWAVGIPRHQKVYPADVQLIFPVAGRGRPRQHHVPDTASRAAHAVLDDAKWRQISWRRGTKGRLSARFAVMRVRIADGPPQRIGASGAQHMPGEEAWLVGEHRSSGERKYYLSNLPADTPIRDIAGAIKARWICEQAHQQLKEELGLDHFEGRSWTGLHRHALMTMIAYAYLQSRRLAR; this is encoded by the coding sequence ATGGATGGTGATTGGCGTGTTGATCTGGAGCGTTGGCTGGCGCCCTATCTGGAGGGCCTTGGCCACAAGGCTCGGCAACGGATGTGCCCGGCCTATGTCGCGGGCCTGATCGGTCCGGGGGATCGCAAGAGCATCCAGCCGATGGCGGCGCGGACGGGCGAAGTCGGCTATGATCGCCTGCATCACTTCATCGGTGCGGGCCTTTGGGACAGCGGTCCGCTTGAGGCGACCCTGTGGGAACAGGCCGATGCGCTGGTCGGCGGCGACAAGGCATGGCTGATCATCGACGACACCGCGTTGCCGAAGAAAGGGACGGCGTCGGTGGGAGTGGCGCCGCAATATGCATCAGCGCTGGGCAAGAATGCGAACTGCCAGACGCTCGTATCGGTGACGCTGGCGTCGCGAGAGGTGCCGATCATGCTGGGCTTGCGGCTGTTCCTGCCGGAAAGCTGGACGAGCGACGAGGCGCGCATGGTCAAGGCGGGCGTGCCCGAGCCCTTCCGCCCGTATCGCACCAAGCCGGCGATCGCTATCGAGGAAATCGACCGGGTCATTGCCGCCGGGGTGCGCTTTGGCTGTGTGCTCGCGGATGCCGGATACGGCCTCTCGGCTTCTTTCCGCCAGGGGCTGAGCACAAGAGGCTTGCACTGGGCGGTCGGCATCCCACGGCACCAGAAGGTTTATCCCGCTGATGTGCAACTGATCTTCCCCGTGGCGGGACGCGGGCGTCCCCGTCAGCACCACGTTCCGGACACCGCATCGCGCGCCGCCCACGCCGTGCTCGACGACGCAAAATGGCGACAGATCAGTTGGCGTCGGGGAACGAAGGGACGCCTGAGCGCGCGCTTTGCCGTCATGCGCGTCCGCATCGCCGACGGCCCGCCGCAACGCATCGGCGCCTCGGGCGCGCAGCACATGCCCGGGGAAGAAGCATGGCTGGTCGGCGAGCATCGCTCCAGCGGCGAGCGCAAATATTATCTCTCGAACCTGCCCGCAGATACGCCGATCCGGGATATCGCCGGCGCCATCAAGGCGCGCTGGATCTGCGAGCAGGCCCATCAGCAACTCAAGGAAGAACTCGGTCTCGACCATTTTGAAGGGCGATCATGGACAGGTCTTCATCGCCATGCCCTCATGACGATGATCGCATATGCCTACCTGCAATCCCGCCGCCTCGCTCGTTAG
- a CDS encoding glycoside hydrolase family 130 protein — MPDGTPPSAPFFNRQALHLRPDPSRVVVRPFRPAVEPRDLNPVDKTRANHIVDRVLAMTADETDALLAETLRNFDDRHRNLPAIFERRAAEMEDAFAAHASFSQAQRQLVGAYFLHEYSFEAAALFNPSIVPHPDQSGVAAGCRRFILSLRAVGEGHISSLTFRSGILAADGTVTIDPPARLAATPVVTARVGDRLELGFDPASDIAERVIFPVTEMQANGIEDARFVAFHDEGQTIYYATFTAYSGSGIRSELLETRDFVTFHLAPLKGAAARNKGMALFPRKIGGRYAMIARHDNESLHLILSDDLHEWGLGEVIVKPEYPWEFVQIGNCGSPIELDEGWLLFTHGVGPVRHYSIGAVLLDKDDPSRVLGRSRVPLVQPATAERHGYVPNVVYSCGAIKVGERILLPYAISDAFSTVATIRITTLLDQLKD, encoded by the coding sequence ATGCCTGACGGAACTCCGCCATCCGCGCCCTTCTTCAACCGGCAGGCGCTTCACTTGCGGCCCGACCCGTCGCGCGTCGTCGTCCGCCCGTTCCGGCCGGCGGTCGAACCCCGAGACCTGAATCCCGTCGACAAGACCCGCGCCAATCACATCGTCGACCGCGTCCTCGCGATGACCGCGGACGAGACCGACGCGCTGCTTGCCGAAACGCTGCGCAACTTCGACGACCGGCACCGCAACCTCCCCGCAATCTTCGAACGGCGCGCCGCGGAAATGGAGGATGCGTTTGCCGCTCACGCGAGTTTCTCGCAGGCGCAGCGTCAGCTCGTCGGCGCCTATTTCCTCCACGAATACAGCTTCGAAGCGGCGGCGCTGTTCAATCCCAGCATCGTGCCGCACCCCGACCAGTCGGGAGTCGCCGCAGGATGCCGCCGCTTCATTCTCAGCCTGCGCGCCGTCGGCGAAGGCCACATCTCCTCCTTGACGTTTCGGTCGGGAATATTGGCCGCCGACGGAACCGTTACCATCGACCCGCCCGCGCGGCTCGCCGCGACGCCCGTCGTGACCGCCCGTGTCGGCGATCGTCTGGAACTCGGCTTCGATCCCGCCAGCGACATCGCCGAGCGGGTGATCTTCCCCGTCACCGAGATGCAGGCGAACGGGATCGAGGATGCCCGCTTCGTCGCCTTCCACGACGAAGGCCAAACCATCTATTATGCGACCTTCACCGCCTACAGCGGAAGCGGCATAAGGTCGGAGCTGCTCGAAACCCGGGACTTCGTGACATTCCATCTGGCACCGCTCAAGGGCGCCGCGGCGCGCAACAAGGGAATGGCGCTTTTTCCGCGAAAGATCGGCGGGCGATATGCGATGATCGCGCGCCACGACAATGAGAGCCTGCACCTCATCCTGTCGGACGACCTCCACGAATGGGGCCTCGGCGAGGTGATCGTGAAGCCCGAATATCCCTGGGAGTTCGTCCAGATCGGCAATTGCGGCTCGCCAATCGAACTCGACGAAGGCTGGCTGCTCTTCACCCATGGCGTCGGCCCCGTACGCCATTATTCGATCGGCGCGGTTCTGCTCGACAAGGACGATCCCTCGCGCGTGCTCGGGCGCTCGCGCGTACCGCTCGTCCAGCCTGCGACCGCAGAGCGCCATGGCTATGTCCCGAACGTCGTCTATTCGTGCGGCGCCATCAAGGTCGGAGAACGCATCCTGCTTCCCTATGCCATATCGGACGCCTTTTCGACCGTCGCCACGATCAGGATCACGACACTTCTCGACCAGCTCAAGGATTGA
- the ybaL gene encoding YbaL family putative K(+) efflux transporter, giving the protein MPHDTSLLAMLVMGLVLAFIGGFVASRLKLPPLVGYLLAGVAVGPFTPGFVGDADVANQLAEIGIILLMFGVGLHFSIKDLIAVRRIAIPGAIVQIMVATLLGASLAHLWGWTIGAGLVFGLALSVASTVVLLRALEQRNTLDSINGRIAVGWLIVEDLVMVLALVLLPALAGAPGGEGASGGAGEIALALLVTLGKVALFLILVLVVGTRAAPWILERVARTGSRELFTLSVLATALGIAFGSAALFGVSFALGAFFAGVILSESDFSHQAAADSLPLQDAFAVLFFVSVGMLFDPGILVREPSAVLAVLAIILAGKSVAAFGIVLAFGYPARTALTVSASLAQIGEFSFILIGLGVTLGLVEAEARDLILAGALLSITFNPLVFIAFDGFERWLRRRPRLLALLERGGDESLSRLPDAKHGRFRHHAVVVGYGRVGRVVGRMLAEAGLPLIVVDKDRRRVEALRERGITAVYGEASTPGILEAADIAQARLLVIATPEGFQTRRIIEIARELNPEIDTAIRTHSEAEVAHLEGQGVGLAIMGARELSFGLADYALRSLGISKTRAAAIVQKERMSGEGGAFERRPDIPPGEAPELRQRRGDDEDAA; this is encoded by the coding sequence TTGCCTCATGATACCAGTCTTCTCGCCATGCTTGTCATGGGACTGGTCCTCGCCTTCATCGGCGGGTTTGTCGCGAGCAGGCTGAAGCTGCCACCGCTCGTCGGCTATCTGCTCGCGGGCGTGGCGGTGGGCCCTTTCACGCCGGGTTTCGTGGGTGACGCCGATGTAGCGAACCAACTCGCCGAAATCGGCATCATCCTGCTGATGTTCGGTGTCGGACTGCATTTCTCGATCAAGGATCTGATCGCCGTCCGCAGGATCGCCATTCCCGGCGCGATCGTACAGATCATGGTCGCGACGCTGCTTGGTGCGAGTCTCGCACATCTCTGGGGATGGACGATCGGCGCCGGCCTGGTTTTCGGTCTTGCCCTGTCGGTCGCATCGACCGTCGTACTGCTACGCGCACTCGAGCAGCGCAATACGCTGGATTCGATCAACGGCCGGATCGCCGTCGGCTGGTTGATCGTCGAGGATCTCGTCATGGTGCTGGCCTTAGTATTGCTGCCGGCATTGGCGGGCGCGCCCGGGGGTGAAGGGGCTTCGGGCGGCGCGGGCGAAATCGCGCTCGCCTTGCTCGTCACGCTCGGAAAGGTCGCGTTGTTCCTCATCCTCGTCCTCGTCGTCGGCACGCGCGCCGCGCCCTGGATATTGGAGCGCGTCGCCCGGACGGGCTCGCGCGAGTTGTTTACCCTCTCGGTTCTCGCGACCGCGCTCGGGATTGCTTTCGGCTCGGCCGCCCTGTTCGGCGTGTCCTTTGCGCTCGGCGCCTTCTTTGCTGGCGTGATCCTCAGCGAAAGCGATTTCAGTCATCAGGCGGCCGCGGACTCGCTGCCGTTGCAGGATGCTTTTGCCGTCCTGTTCTTCGTCTCGGTCGGGATGCTGTTCGATCCGGGCATCCTGGTCCGTGAACCGTCCGCCGTTCTGGCAGTGCTGGCGATCATTCTGGCCGGCAAGTCGGTTGCGGCGTTCGGGATTGTGCTGGCCTTCGGCTATCCGGCGCGGACGGCGCTGACCGTCTCGGCGAGCCTGGCGCAGATCGGCGAGTTCTCCTTCATCCTGATCGGCCTGGGCGTCACCTTGGGGCTGGTCGAGGCGGAAGCGAGGGACTTGATCCTCGCCGGCGCGCTGCTGTCGATTACGTTCAATCCGCTCGTCTTCATCGCTTTCGACGGCTTCGAGAGATGGCTGCGACGACGACCGCGGCTGTTGGCATTGCTGGAGCGGGGAGGCGATGAGAGCCTTTCCCGTCTGCCCGACGCGAAGCACGGCCGCTTTCGCCATCACGCGGTCGTCGTCGGCTACGGCCGGGTCGGGCGCGTGGTCGGCAGGATGCTCGCGGAAGCCGGCCTACCCCTCATCGTCGTCGACAAGGATCGACGCCGCGTCGAGGCGCTGCGCGAGCGCGGCATTACGGCCGTCTATGGCGAAGCATCGACCCCCGGTATTTTGGAGGCAGCAGATATCGCCCAAGCGCGGCTGCTCGTGATCGCGACCCCGGAGGGCTTTCAGACACGGCGCATCATCGAGATCGCGCGCGAGCTCAATCCCGAAATCGACACCGCGATCCGGACCCACAGCGAAGCCGAGGTCGCCCATCTCGAAGGTCAGGGCGTCGGCCTCGCGATCATGGGCGCGCGCGAGCTGTCGTTCGGCCTTGCGGACTATGCGCTGCGCAGCCTCGGCATCTCGAAGACGCGTGCGGCGGCCATAGTTCAGAAGGAGCGCATGTCCGGGGAGGGCGGCGCCTTCGAGCGCCGTCCCGACATCCCGCCTGGCGAAGCGCCAGAACTGCGCCAGCGCCGGGGGGATGACGAGGATGCCGCCTGA
- a CDS encoding glycosyltransferase family 4 protein encodes MIEPGGDHEFPPPVRKTIRQDQAADYRAAADFINREAFDLVCLQHEFGIFGSEGGALILGLVARLDAPLVTTLHTVLDRPTTAQHRVMKDIITASARVVVMADKARDMLIDVYGADPGKIDVIAHGIPDVPLASARAAKERLGFTHRKMILTFGLMSPNKGIETMIEAMPEIVRRTPDALYVVMGATHPALLAREGERYRDTLMARVRELGLDDHIAFINRFVDRPELLDHIAMCDVYATPYLSAAQMTSGTLAYSHGLGRPVVSTPYWHAAELLADGSGVLIPFDNPAGFGPAISDLLGNDTERLAMGRKAYAASRPMIWANSARRYAASFRKACRERRLASGGQAGVPEPGPVRLRANVQGGLPPMALDHLAAMSDDTGIFQHAVHAIADRSHGYCIDDNARALLLCCGLAGGPDAALARRLSPTFAAFIQHGWNPDNRRFRNFMGFDRRWLEDAGSEDSHGRTLWALGAYSARACSLGHARWAKELFSEALGEVEAFTSPRPWAFTLLGLASYCAVYAEDYAAARLRAELAGRLERLLDQREGPEWTWFENGLSYDNARLPQALIVTGAAARSATMIEAGLRSLRWLVTMQTAPGGHFRPVGSHGFLMASRNNPEPFDQQPLEACATIAACIAAKGVDPASSWRAEAERAFAWFLGANDLGIGLVDVATGSCRDGLHPDRANENRGAESVLSFLLALADMQRLRATGWRAPSPPSPSPHEAIDA; translated from the coding sequence ATGATCGAGCCGGGCGGAGACCATGAATTTCCGCCACCCGTCCGCAAGACGATCCGCCAGGATCAGGCGGCCGACTATCGCGCCGCCGCCGATTTCATCAATCGCGAGGCGTTCGATCTCGTCTGCCTCCAGCATGAGTTCGGCATCTTCGGCAGCGAGGGGGGCGCGCTGATTCTCGGCCTGGTAGCGAGGCTCGATGCGCCGCTCGTCACCACCTTGCACACGGTTCTCGATCGGCCAACCACGGCGCAGCACCGCGTCATGAAGGATATCATTACCGCATCGGCGCGCGTGGTCGTCATGGCCGACAAGGCCCGCGACATGCTGATCGATGTCTATGGCGCCGATCCGGGGAAGATTGACGTTATCGCCCACGGCATTCCCGATGTTCCGCTCGCCTCGGCGCGAGCCGCCAAGGAGCGGTTGGGGTTTACCCATCGCAAGATGATCCTGACATTCGGGCTGATGAGCCCGAACAAGGGCATCGAGACGATGATCGAGGCCATGCCCGAGATTGTCCGGCGCACGCCCGATGCTCTCTATGTGGTGATGGGCGCCACCCACCCCGCCTTGCTGGCCCGTGAGGGCGAGCGTTATCGCGACACGCTGATGGCGCGGGTACGCGAGCTTGGCCTCGATGACCATATCGCGTTCATCAACCGTTTCGTCGACCGCCCCGAACTGCTCGATCATATCGCGATGTGCGATGTCTACGCGACACCCTATCTGTCGGCGGCACAAATGACGTCGGGAACGCTCGCCTATTCGCACGGTCTGGGGCGTCCGGTCGTTTCCACGCCCTATTGGCACGCCGCCGAGTTGCTCGCCGACGGGTCGGGCGTCCTGATCCCGTTCGACAATCCGGCGGGCTTCGGCCCGGCGATTTCCGACCTGCTGGGTAACGACACCGAACGCCTGGCAATGGGCCGCAAGGCCTATGCGGCGAGCCGTCCCATGATCTGGGCCAATTCGGCGCGGCGCTATGCCGCGAGTTTTCGTAAAGCCTGCCGGGAGCGCAGGCTTGCGTCCGGCGGCCAAGCGGGGGTGCCCGAACCCGGGCCGGTCCGCCTGCGGGCGAACGTCCAAGGCGGCCTTCCACCGATGGCGCTCGACCATCTCGCCGCGATGTCCGACGACACGGGAATATTCCAGCATGCTGTTCACGCGATTGCCGACCGCAGTCACGGATATTGCATCGACGACAATGCGCGGGCGCTGCTGCTGTGCTGCGGTCTCGCCGGCGGCCCCGATGCGGCGCTGGCGCGGCGACTGTCACCCACGTTCGCGGCCTTCATCCAGCACGGATGGAATCCGGACAATCGACGCTTTCGCAATTTCATGGGCTTCGACCGGCGATGGCTCGAAGATGCGGGCTCGGAAGACAGCCACGGGCGGACGCTCTGGGCGCTGGGCGCCTATAGTGCGCGGGCCTGCTCCCTTGGCCATGCGCGCTGGGCAAAAGAGCTGTTCAGCGAGGCGCTGGGCGAGGTCGAGGCCTTCACGTCGCCGCGGCCCTGGGCGTTCACCTTGCTCGGCCTCGCATCCTATTGCGCGGTTTATGCCGAAGATTATGCCGCCGCGCGCCTGCGCGCCGAACTCGCCGGCCGCCTCGAAAGGTTGCTGGACCAACGGGAAGGTCCCGAATGGACATGGTTCGAAAATGGCCTCAGCTATGACAACGCCCGGCTGCCGCAGGCGCTGATCGTCACGGGCGCCGCAGCGCGCTCGGCGACCATGATCGAGGCAGGGCTGCGAAGTCTGCGCTGGCTGGTGACGATGCAGACGGCACCCGGAGGACATTTCCGCCCCGTCGGCTCGCATGGATTCCTGATGGCCTCGCGCAATAATCCCGAACCGTTCGACCAACAACCGCTGGAGGCTTGCGCGACGATCGCGGCCTGTATCGCGGCGAAAGGCGTCGATCCGGCCTCTTCGTGGCGTGCGGAAGCCGAGCGCGCCTTTGCATGGTTTCTTGGCGCGAACGATCTCGGCATCGGACTGGTCGACGTCGCGACCGGCAGTTGCCGCGACGGGCTCCACCCCGACCGCGCGAACGAGAACCGGGGCGCGGAATCGGTGTTGTCCTTCCTGCTCGCGCTGGCCGACATGCAGCGCCTGAGAGCGACGGGCTGGCGGGCGCCGTCACCGCCGAGCCCATCCCCACACGAAGCCATCGATGCCTGA